A genomic region of Fusarium oxysporum Fo47 chromosome VI, complete sequence contains the following coding sequences:
- a CDS encoding WW domain binding protein 11-domain-containing protein translates to MPKEKNYNPVQAQRKADKARALKKGKHERQERLNEKLSRKNPERIQKQIDDLKKITSSGGKLTHHEEQTLEGLEKELKAVKKAREALGDKAPTFSRGWNRDHDSGSGVLGKRRRGSNDATTSDEEVPDDVKSIPMPRDTPPPIPKEVMDKWYAERRARRAAENPTRPDGENKQQKKEAPVAEAKTVYEAKPVVRDLRKEAVSAFVPTAVKMKMNKGQGQGGLIEPEEADRLEQEGYLKTGDRNAEARPDQGQSSRHVTMEDVEDEEA, encoded by the exons ATGCCTAAAGAGAAGAATTACAACCCTGTACAGGCTCAGCGCAAAGCTGATAAGGCGAGGGCTCTCAAGAAAG GCAAGCATGAAAGACAAGAACGCCTAAACGAGAAGCTATCGCGAAAGAACCCCGAACGCATTCAAAAACAGATCGACGACCTCAAGAAAATCACATCAAGCGGCGGCAAGCTTACTCATCACGAGGAACAAACATTAGAAGGGCTCGAAAAGGAACTTAAAGCAGTGAAGAAGGCCAGAGAAGCACTTGGCGACAAAGCACCAACATTCAGCCGAGGATGGAACAGAGATCACGACTCAGGATCTGGGGTATTAGGGAAGAGGCGCAGGGGTTCTAATGATGCTACGACAAGCGACGAGGAGGTTCCCGACGATGTCAAGAGTATTCCTATGCCCCGAGATACACCACCGCCGATTCCCAAAGAAGTCATGGACAAATGGTATGCCGAACGACGAGCAAGGAGAGCGGCGGAGAACCCAACAAGGCCGGACGGCGAGAACAAACAACAAAAGAAGGAAGCGCCAGTCGCCGAAGCGAAAACAGTATACGAAGCCAAGCCTGTGGTACGCGATCTCAGGAAAGAGGCTGTTTCGGCATTTGTCCCTACGGCAGTtaagatgaagatgaacaagggccaaggtcaaggagggtTAATAGAGCCGGAGGAAGCGGATCGACTAGAACAAGAGGGCTATCTCAAAACGGGAGATCGTAACGCGGAAGCACGACCCGATCAAGGCCAATCATCACGGCATGTGACTATGGAGGATGtggaagacgaagaggctTGA
- a CDS encoding general substrate transporter has translation MAALTDDKVARVSEDDHAPNYDTVKDTSIAKQAAEEEHNLTLLQAIRKYPKAVMWSVLLSTSIIMEGYDIVLISSFFAQPSFREHYGSYQPKSNSWQITASWQNALSNAVSVGTIIGAFANGYFTYKFGYRKVLLTSLVAICGCIFISFFSPSLPVLLVGQFLCGIPWGVFATMAPAYASEVCPMALRGYLTVYVNLCWAIGQLISAGVQAGFSNTTGHWSYRIPFAIQWAWPVPLFIVLFFAPESPWFYVRIGDYENAEKSITRLSSSTTPGHAKQALAMMIHTNEIEKSIDQGTSYLDCFRGVDRRRTEIACMAFAAQPFCGSSMGGTPTFFFVQAGLPESISFRMSVGGLGIASVGTIISWWLLPLGRRTLYLWGLGLLTAVLMIVGFISVGAGDSQAGNYAQASMMLIWLGVYYMTVGPVCYAIISEVSSTRLRNKSVCVSRIAYYIAQIICNVVNPYMLNPTAGNWRGKTGFFWGGCSFVFFIWTFFRLPETKNKTFEELDLLFANNVATREFAKYKVDAYAEDDNVLTVQDTTRR, from the coding sequence ATGGCTGctctcacagacgacaagGTAGCTAGGGTCAGCGAAGATGACCATGCCCCAAATTACGACACGGTCAAGGATACGTCCATCGCAAAGCAGGCTGCAGAAGAGGAACACAACCTCACGTTGCTGCAGGCCATTCGGAAATATCCCAAGGCTGTCATGTGGTCGGTCCTTCTCTCTACTTCGATCATCATGGAGGGTTACGATATCGTTCTtatctcatccttcttcgccCAACCATCCTTCCGAGAGCACTATGGAAGCTACCAGCCCAAATCCAACTCCTGGCAAATCACAGCTTCCTGGCAGAATGCACTTTCGAATGCCGTGAGCGTTGGGACTATTATTGGCGCGTTTGCCAATGGTTACTTCACATATAAGTTCGGCTACCGCAAAGTACTTCTCACTTCCTTGGTTGCCATATGTGGCTGCATCTTTATCTCCTTTTTCTCACCGAGTCTTCCGGTCCTTCTTGTTGGTCAGTTCCTTTGCGGCATCCCATGGGGCGTTTTTGCCACTATGGCTCCTGCATATGCATCAGAGGTGTGCCCCATGGCATTAAGAGGATATTTGACTGTCTATGTCAACCTCTGTTGGGCCATAGGACAGCTTATTTCGGCTGGAGTACAAGCAGGCTTCTCGAATACGACCGGGCATTGGTCCTACCGAATCCCCTTCGCAATCCAATGGGCATGGCCTGTCCCTTTAttcatcgtcctcttcttcgcccCCGAATCTCCGTGGTTCTACGTCCGGATTGGTGATTACGAAAACGCTGAGAAGTCAATCACCCGCCTAAGTTCCTCAACAACTCCTGGTCATGCAAAACAGGCTCTTGCCATGATGATACATACCAATGAGATTGAAAAGTCCATCGACCAAGGTACTTCGTATCTGGATTGCTTCCGTGGGGTTGACCGACGCAGAACCGAGATCGCCTGCATGGCCTTTGCTGCCCAGCCTTTCTGTGGATCTTCCATGGGTGGTACTCCGACTTTCTTCTTCGTGCAGGCTGGTTTACCTGAGTCGATTTCTTTCAGAATGTCTGTTGGTGGTCTTGGGATTGCGTCTGTGGGCACAATCATATCTTGGTGGCTGCTTCCCCTTGGTCGGCGTACACTGTATCTTTGGGGCCTTGGCTTGCTCACGGCCGTGTTGATGATTGTCGGATTCATCAGCGTCGGTGCTGGAGACTCTCAGGCAGGAAACTACGCGCAAGCCAGTATGATGCTCATATGGTTAGGCGTGTATTACATGACTGTTGGACCTGTTTGTTACGCAATCATCTCGGAAGTTTCTTCGACCAGACTGAGAAACAAATCTGTTTGTGTCAGCCGAATTGCCTATTACATTGCTCAAATCATCTGCAATGTCGTCAATCCTTATATGCTCAACCCAACTGCAGGAAACTGGCGCGGTAAAACTGGCTTTTTCTGGGGAGGTTGCTCTTTTGTCTTCTTCATTTGGACGTTTTTCCGCCTTCCTGaaaccaagaacaagacgtttgaagagcttgatctTCTGTTTGCTAATAATGTGGCAACCCGCGAGTTTGCCAAGTATAAGGTGGATGCGTATGCTGAGGATGACAACGTCTTGACCGTTCAAGATACTACTCGCCGTTGA
- a CDS encoding bZIP transcription factor → MASTGTGGTLPPNFLLTPQQQNLLFAALNSNKQQLSGSSVDNSLTVSPTTFRNSAGQQKPATATGYQESPFLDNYDYDFGDSGFDFSFASEDQPSMIGDLPAASTEPNNNSGSVALSDSPETDTPEKRSYPDDEDDEDSPGGDHKRRESTDKVPKKPGRKPLTSEPSSKRKAQNRAAQRAFRERKEKHLKDLETKVEELEKASQAANHENGMLRAQVERMTAELNQYKQKVTVMSATKSLPREKVPFGSAAVSNLGDVNFQFEFPKFGMLPGPPVSKTGSSPTSPDQQKITYPSPTNSLNNSAQSAQQFKDDLAKFSGVFSPSMASSATNPSRASVDSANYSVNGASSSPSASSHSNTGPSSSCGTSPEPFNQSPMGFKPVDTMTTIGEEQTHQNNNNNPSQFGNIDINSTNFDWLSQQNGGQFDPQLFGDYREPQENVLANPSFDDFFNDALDSDFFTPYNMAPNSPSAHLNSQAKKPSNLIDQIDAQKESDDEPLKKQNMNCNQLWEKLQACPKAQNGEFDLDGLCSELTKKAKCSGTGPVVAETDFDTILQKYMGKDVSSSCVAQQLGVEIKSSEPKQDKHLGLSI, encoded by the exons ATGGCTTCTACTGGTACTGGAGGCACTTTGCCACCCAACTTTCTCTTGACCCCGCAACAGCAGAACCTGCTCTTCGCTGCTCTCAACTCCAACAAACAGCAGCTCTCTGGTTCTTCCGTGGACAATTCTCTGACGGTTTCTCCCACGACGTTCCGCAATTCTGCTGGCCAACAAAAGCCCGCCACCGCTACAGGTTACCAGGAGAGTCCCTTCCTCGACAACTACGACTATGACTTTGGCGATTCTGGTTTCGACTTCTCCTTCGCCAGCGAGGACCAGCCTTCCATGATTGGAGATCTTCCTGCTGCTTCCACGGAGCCCAACAACAACTCTGGTTCTGTCGCTCTGTCCGACTCCCCAGAGACTGATACTCCAGAGAAGCGCAGCTACcccgacgacgaggatgacgaagataGCCCTGGTGGAGATCACAAGCGCCGTGAGAGCACCGACAAGGTCCCTAAGAAGCCCGGTCGTAAGCCTCTTACATCCGAGCCCAGCTCG AAGCGCAAGGCTCAAAATCGAGCCGCTCAGCGTGCTTTCAGAGAACGCAAGGAGAAGCATTTGAAGGACCTTGAGAcaaaggttgaagagctAGAGAAGGCTTCGCAGGCTGCCAACCATGAGAATGGCATGCTTCGAGCTCAGGTTGAGCGCATGACAGCTGAACTCAACCAGTATAAGCAGAAGGTCACAGTGATGTCAGCTACCAAGTCACTGCCCAGAGAAAAGGTTCCTTTCGGCAGCGCTGCCGTCAGCAACCTCGGCGATGTTAACTTCCAGTTCGAGTTTCCCAAATTTGGCATGCTTCCAGGACCACCTGTCAGCAAGACTGGCTCATCGCCTACAAGCCCGGATCAGCAAAAGATCACATACCCAAGCCCtaccaacagcctcaacaacagcgCGCAATCCGCACAACAATTCAAGGATGACTTGGCCAAGTTCTCGGGTGTCTTCAGCCCTTCCATGGCAAGCTCTGCCACCAACCCCTCTCGTGCGAGTGTTGACTCTGCAAACTACAGCGTCAATGGCGCTTCCAGCTCCCCATCTGCTTCATCTCATTCAAACACTGGTCCCAGCTCTTCTTGCGGAACATCGCCTGAGCCTTTCAACCAGTCTCCCATGGGCTTCAAGCCCGTTGATACGATGACTACCATTGGCGAGGAGCAGACACAtcagaacaacaacaacaaccccAGTCAATTCGGCAATATTGATATCAACAGCACCAACTTCGACTGGCTGTCACAACAGAACGGTGGACAGTTTGACCCACAGCTCTTTGGTGATTATCGTGAGCCCCAAGAAAACGTCTTGGCAAATCCATCTTTCGACGACTTCTTCAACGATGCTCTTGACAGCGATTTCTTTACTCCTTACAACATGGCTCCTAACAGCCCCAGCGCGCATCTCAATagccaggccaagaagccaTCGAACCTGATTGATCAGATTGATGCTCAAAAGGAGTCCGATGACGAACctctcaagaagcagaacaTGAACTGCAATCAACTATG GGAGAAACTTCAAGCTTGCCCCAAGGCACAGAATGGTGAATTCGACCTCGACGGCCTCTGCTCTGAACTtaccaagaaggccaagtGCTCTGGTACTGGTCCTGTGGTTGCTGAGACCGACTTTGACACCATTCTGCAAAAGTATATGGGCAAAGACGTCTCCAGTAGTTGTGTTGCCCAACAGTTGGGTGTGGAAATAAAGTCGAGTGAACCAAAGCAAGATAAGCATCTTGGTCTGTCGATTTGA
- a CDS encoding major facilitator superfamily domain-containing protein, which produces MDCHQVTSRALYEDDEINDHVNQIDQGNENNGKTGTDLEKQPTAVSTASFQETYPEGGLQAWSVVAGSWFSLFASLGLMNTLGTFQAYVLDNQLTEYSEGTVGWIFSIYTFLAFFCGVYIGPVFDKYGPRWLVIAGAAFTVGGMIFMSFATELWHFVVAFGLLCGFGSSLLFTPSIAAVGHFFKARRGLATGVASTAGGLGGIIYPFMLTRLIEKIGYGWATRVIALICLVCSLIGICLLKSRLPPAKDATAHPNFLIFKSLPFLFTTIGVFMLEFSLFIPLGYISTYALHKGFGKDFSYNLIPILNAGSVIGRLLPGYYADVIGPFNVSILAVILAIVACFCVWLPLGGTTAGVIIFTVLFGFSSGTSIAIAPVCIGRLCKTQEYGRYYATAYTIVSFACLIGIPIGGSIVQANGGEYWGLIILTGAVYVASMISLFLAKVTLLGWHNWKAAL; this is translated from the exons ATGGATTGTCACCAAGTCACATCTCGTGCCCTCTACGAGGATGACGAGATCAACGATCATGTCAACCAGATCGACCAAGGAAACGAAAACAATGGCAAGACGGGGACCGATCTAGAGAAGCAACCGACTGCAGTATCGACAGCGTCGTTCCAGGAAACGTATCCCGAGGGCGGCTTGCAGGCGTGGTCCGTGGTCGCTGGTTCGTGGTTCTCTCTATTCGCTTCGCTTGGACTAATGAACACCCTCGGCACTTTTCAGGCCTATGTTCTCGACAACCAACTCACAGAGTATAGCGAGGGTACCGTTGGTTGGATCTTTTCTATCTACACCTTtctcgccttcttctgcgGTGTGTACATTGGACCTGTCTTTGATAAGTATGGTCCGAGATGGCTTGTCATTGCTGGCGCTGCGTTCACCGTTGGTGGTATGATCTTTATGAGTTTTGCGACTG AACTCTGGCACTTTGTCGTCGCCTTTGGCCTCCTCTGCGGTTTTGGATCATCACTACTCTTCACCCCCTCGATCGCTGCTGTAGGCCACTTCTTCAAGGCTCGACGTGGACTAGCGACTGGTGTTGCATCTACTGCTGGTGGATTGGGTGGTATCATCTACCCTTTCATGTTGACGAGGCTAATCGAAAAGATTGGTTACGGATGGGCCACTCGAGTCATTGCTCTCATCTGCCTCGTCTGCAGTTTGATCGGTATCTGTCTTCTCAAATCCCGACTTCCACCCGCCAAGGACGCTACTGCGCACCCCAActttctcatcttcaagaGTCTGCCTTTCCTCTTCACCACGATTGGCGTCTTCATGCTGGAGTTCTCCCTCTTCATTCCTCTCGGCTACATCTCGACATATGCGCTGCACAAGGGCTTCGGAAAGGACTTTTCCTACAACCTCATCCCTATCCTCAACGCTGGATCGGTCATCGGTCGACTTTTGCCTGGCTACTATGCCGATGTGATCGGTCCTTTTAACGTCAGCATCCTGGCTGTGATCCTTGCCATTGTGGCCTGCTTCTGCGTATGGCTACCTCTTGGTGGAACCACAGCTGGTGTCATTATCTTCACCGTGTTGTTTGGTTTCTCCTCGGGAACGTCCATTGCCATTGCGCCTGTCTGTATTGGTCGACTGTGCAAGACGCAAGAGTATGGACGCTATTATGCTACAGCCTATACAATCGTGTCTTTTGCTTGTCTGATCGGTATTCCCATTGGTGGTAGCATTGTCCAAGCCAATGGTGGTGAATACTGGGGTCTAATCATCTTGACTGGTGCCGTTTACGTGGCATCCATGATCTCACTCTTCCTGGCCAAGGTCACTCTGTTGGGCTGGCACAACTGGAAGGCTGCCCTTTGA
- a CDS encoding uncharacterized protein (expressed protein) translates to MKIEDMGVMMTTTIERYYQDPDFKDQGTFDCPKCPLGQIKNRIRFDRGQEDEHVIHKTSFEKFEEDPDNPRVANVYSYPPTNKLSQFIMPEFSVEDEEKPRFLIFTGRFTPEDN, encoded by the coding sequence ATGAAGATCGAAGACATGGGAGTCATGATGACAACGACCATCGAACGCTACTACCAAGACCCCGACTTCAAGGACCAAGGGACATTCGACTGCCCCAAATGCCCATTAGGCCAGATCAAAAACCGTATCAGGTTCGATCGAGGGCAAGAGGACGAGCATGTCATTCACAAGACGTCTTTCGAGAAGTTCGAGGAAGACCCGGATAACCCGCGTGTCGCAAACGTGTATTCATACCCGCCAACGAACAAACTCAGCCAGTTTATAATGCCAGAATTCTCcgtggaagatgaggaaaaACCCCGgttcctcatcttcacgGGCCGATTTACCCCAGAAGATAATTAA
- a CDS encoding uncharacterized protein (expressed protein), whose product MKYKLLNTEVHKLRDGSPGHDDDAILGKLRSLEVSGVRHLSQMPDFRSLYKRRMKLMWNSPEEGETEYYPWVGNGTMEAAQQHIVAWATFALGAVHACQRMRDGFKDGVDSDWADEEDGN is encoded by the coding sequence ATGAAGTACAAACTCCTAAACACCGAAGTACATAAGCTGCGAGACGGATCCCCTGGCCACGACGATGATGCCATTCTCGGGAAGCTTCGTTCACTCGAGGTCTCTGGCGTCCGACATCTCTCTCAGATGCCCGACTTCAGAAGTCTCTACAAGCGCCGAATGAAACTGATGTGGAATTCCCCCGAAGAGGGCGAAACGGAGTACTATCCTTGGGTCGGCAACGGCACTATGGAGGCTGCCCAGCAGCATATCGTCGCTTGGGCCACCTTCGCTCTTGGGGCGGTTCATGCTTGTCAACGCATGCGTGATGGGTTCAAAGATGGGGTTGACTCTGATTgggctgatgaggaggatggcaACTGA
- a CDS encoding DNA/pantothenate metabolism flavo protein, which yields MATPANTAAEALASEQTYFAQNPPPRNLSAHTALAAGFISSHAVAGRRVVLVTSGGTTVPLEKQTVRYIDNFSAGTRGATSAEYFLEAGYAVIFLHRQFSLLPYSRHYSHATDCFLDFLTEDGSGRIGVRSEVQDKMQEVLRKYRKARDDNMLLTLPFVTIVDYLHELREIARLMRPLGPSGLLYLAAAVSDFFVPPDRMAEHKIQSTNAVEQKRPDDEETFDNFDSSPSVPRSKRLVIDLDPVPKFLKNLVDGWAPEGMIVSFKLETDPALLVRKARYSLDRYQHHLVIGNLLSTRKWEVVFVSPKREDNWVRVPREGGWGEAEGRPLVAEELPGQEPDVEIESLIIPAVQELHGEHIKAQKQK from the coding sequence ATGGCTACACCTGCCAACACCGCTGCTGAGGCCCTCGCTTCCGAGCAGACATACTTTGCTCAGAACCCTCCTCCGCGCAATTTATCAGCCCACACAGCTCTCGCCGCTGGCTTCATCTCCTCTCACGCCGTTGCGGGCCGTCGCGTTGTCCTCGTCACATCGGGCGGCACTACCGTCcctcttgagaagcagacTGTTCGGTACATCGACAACTTCAGTGCTGGAACTCGTGGTGCTACGAGCGCCGAGTACTTTCTCGAAGCTGGATATGccgtcatcttcctccatcGTCAGTTCAGTCTGCTGCCGTACTCGCGACATTATTCGCATGCTACCGAttgcttcttggactttttgACTGAGGATGGAAGTGGAAGAATTGGTGTGAGGAGTGAGGTGCAGGATAAGATGCAGGAGGTGCTGAGAAAGTATCGCAAGGCGAGAGATGACAATATGCTTCTCACACTACCCTTCGTCACTATTGTCGACTATCTCCATGAGCTGCGAGAAATTGCCCGACTCATGCGTCCTCTCGGCCCATCTGGTCTTCTCTACCTCGCCGCAGCCGTTTCGGACTTTTTCGTTCCTCCTGATCGTATGGCCGAGCACAAGATCCAGTCAACCAACGCCGTTGAGCAGAAGCGACcagacgatgaagagactTTTGATAACTTTGACTCATCGCCCTCTGTCCCACGCTCAAAGCGCCTCGTCATCGACCTCGATCCCGTCCccaagtttctcaagaatCTCGTGGATGGATGGGCGCCAGAGGGTATGATTGTGTCCTTCAAGCTTGAGACGGACCCAGCGCTTCTGGTGCGCAAGGCTCGCTACAGTCTTGATCgatatcagcatcatctcGTTATTGGAAATCTTCTGTCTACGCGCAAGTGGGAAGTTGTGTTTGTGAGTCCTAAGAGGGAAGATAACTGGGTGCGTGTGCCCAGGGAGGGCGGTTGGGGAGAAGCTGAGGGCAGGCCGCTTGTGGCAGAGGAGTTGCCAGGTCAGGAACCAGATGTCGAAATTGAATCGCTCATTATTCCTGCGGTGCAAGAGCTTCACGGTGAGCATATCAAGGCGCAGAAACAGAAGTAG